Proteins encoded by one window of Prosthecobacter vanneervenii:
- a CDS encoding DUF1592 domain-containing protein: MTAPIIRSSALLCLTLLTTVHAADDAPKLAQQFLGKYCLECHDADVQKGDRAFEKFALPLKSVPDLIDARDIIDQLTLKEMPPKKADQPSDEERLAMIRALRDGTVAAYGKFQSTGSRTVMRRLSSREYENTLAVLFGRRVDTLGLTADFPKEKTSQHMDNIGKSLVTSGFLVDQYFQSANRLVETRLGKPATEPKSWHFNSHFVQYEELQGSHKSAFNFRYLCLYEQPNTDTRQGGYGHIEDFKQGVPVSGLYDIEVEAVALHRDTHYDPAIFGIDFSEPFILGVVPGDVTKGHIHYPQAIEPLLASTVVPDNTPTVFKFRVWLEAGQTPRFIFPNGPYESRASVVTINKRYKDEFKADVGSSGVGRAHILLEGKLPHIRISDIKINGPVPEEKGGAEEIAVFGKDGFQEAHALEQLDAFAEKAYRRPLTDADRQPIKALYEKRLAEKNTPRQAALDALKLILCSPSFLYLSEITAESEKTLSPYDLASRLAYALWAAPPDAALLASAKSGKLTQDAELKKQIQRMLADERVTGFIGGFLDSWLNLRELGGMPPPREVVRSYYAEDLPTSMKTEASLFFRDMLKTNGSVLQFIDCDHSFVDKKLARLYDLPEQKTLRLADGFKKVSFKGDAHRGGLLGMAAVLTVSANGVETSPVTRGVWVTENILGVPPPPPPDVVPAIDPDVSGATTIRDRLAKHRADAACAECHRKIDPLGFSLESFDPVGRWRTKYPQVNKKTPAPKIDTTGEFPSGETYTDFASFKKVIHDTRADLFSRHLIRQVLTYTTGRTMELNDDFIIDKLHDKVKKQGLGLNTLLVECLMSEVFRSR, translated from the coding sequence ATGACAGCTCCGATAATTCGCTCCAGCGCACTGCTTTGCCTCACGCTCCTCACCACGGTTCATGCGGCAGACGATGCGCCCAAGCTCGCGCAGCAGTTTCTCGGGAAGTACTGCCTGGAGTGCCATGATGCCGATGTGCAAAAGGGAGACCGTGCCTTTGAGAAATTTGCGCTGCCGCTGAAGTCTGTCCCGGATCTCATCGACGCACGTGACATCATCGACCAGCTCACGCTGAAGGAGATGCCGCCGAAAAAAGCGGACCAGCCCAGCGATGAGGAGCGTCTGGCCATGATCCGCGCGCTGCGTGATGGCACGGTGGCGGCCTATGGCAAATTCCAGAGCACGGGCAGCCGCACGGTCATGCGCCGCCTGTCCAGCCGCGAGTATGAGAACACTCTTGCTGTGCTGTTTGGCCGCCGGGTGGATACCCTGGGGCTCACAGCCGATTTCCCGAAGGAAAAGACGAGCCAGCACATGGACAACATCGGCAAGTCCTTGGTGACCTCGGGCTTCCTGGTGGATCAGTATTTCCAGTCTGCGAACCGATTGGTGGAAACACGACTGGGCAAGCCGGCCACCGAGCCAAAGAGCTGGCATTTCAACAGCCACTTTGTGCAGTACGAAGAACTGCAGGGCTCTCACAAGTCCGCCTTCAACTTCCGCTACCTTTGCCTCTACGAACAGCCGAACACCGACACCCGCCAGGGCGGCTACGGCCATATCGAGGACTTCAAGCAGGGAGTGCCCGTGTCCGGTCTTTATGACATCGAAGTGGAGGCTGTCGCACTGCACCGGGACACGCACTATGATCCTGCCATTTTCGGCATCGACTTCTCCGAGCCCTTCATCCTCGGAGTCGTGCCTGGAGATGTAACCAAAGGACACATTCATTACCCGCAGGCCATTGAGCCGCTGCTGGCGAGCACCGTGGTGCCGGACAACACGCCTACCGTATTTAAATTCCGCGTTTGGCTGGAGGCCGGGCAGACCCCCCGCTTCATCTTCCCCAACGGCCCGTATGAATCCCGCGCCTCGGTGGTGACGATCAACAAACGCTACAAGGACGAGTTCAAGGCAGACGTCGGTTCTTCAGGCGTCGGCCGCGCCCACATTCTGCTGGAGGGCAAACTGCCGCACATCCGCATCAGTGATATCAAGATCAACGGCCCTGTGCCTGAAGAGAAAGGCGGAGCCGAGGAGATCGCTGTGTTTGGCAAGGATGGATTTCAAGAAGCGCACGCGCTGGAGCAGCTCGATGCCTTTGCGGAGAAGGCCTATCGTCGTCCGCTTACTGACGCTGATCGCCAACCCATCAAGGCTTTGTATGAAAAGCGGCTGGCTGAAAAAAACACACCCCGGCAGGCTGCGCTGGATGCGCTGAAGCTGATCCTGTGCTCCCCCTCTTTTCTCTATCTGAGCGAGATTACCGCTGAGTCTGAAAAAACCCTCAGCCCCTACGACCTTGCCTCGCGCCTCGCGTATGCTCTGTGGGCTGCACCACCGGACGCAGCGCTGCTTGCCTCTGCAAAGTCTGGCAAGCTGACGCAGGACGCGGAGCTGAAAAAGCAGATTCAGCGCATGCTGGCCGATGAACGTGTGACGGGTTTCATCGGCGGCTTTTTGGACAGCTGGCTGAATCTGCGTGAACTCGGCGGCATGCCGCCGCCACGCGAGGTTGTGCGCTCCTATTATGCGGAGGACCTGCCCACCTCCATGAAGACCGAGGCCAGCCTCTTTTTCCGCGACATGCTAAAAACCAACGGTTCTGTCCTGCAGTTCATCGACTGCGATCACAGCTTTGTGGACAAGAAACTGGCCAGGCTCTACGACCTGCCCGAGCAAAAGACCCTGCGCCTGGCCGATGGCTTCAAGAAAGTCAGCTTCAAGGGCGATGCGCATCGTGGCGGCCTGCTCGGCATGGCTGCCGTGCTGACGGTGAGCGCCAATGGTGTGGAGACCTCGCCCGTCACGCGCGGCGTGTGGGTCACCGAAAACATTCTTGGTGTGCCGCCGCCCCCGCCGCCGGATGTGGTGCCGGCGATTGATCCTGATGTCAGCGGAGCCACCACCATCCGCGACCGCCTTGCCAAGCACCGTGCCGATGCTGCCTGCGCCGAATGCCACCGCAAGATTGATCCGCTGGGTTTCAGCCTGGAGTCTTTCGACCCCGTCGGTCGCTGGCGCACCAAGTACCCGCAGGTGAACAAGAAGACTCCTGCGCCCAAGATCGACACCACCGGCGAATTTCCCTCAGGCGAAACCTACACGGACTTTGCCAGCTTCAAGAAGGTCATCCACGATACCCGCGCCGATCTTTTCAGCCGCCATCTCATTCGTCAGGTGCTGACCTACACTACCGGGCGCACGATGGAGCTGAATGACGACTTCATTATCGACAAGCTGCACGACAAGGTGAAAAAGCAGGGCCTCGGCCTGAACACGTTGCTGGTTGAATGCCTGATGAGCGAGGTATTTCGCTCAAGGTAA
- a CDS encoding alpha/beta hydrolase family protein has protein sequence MRSLALLSLLALTAPLLAQQPPYDVFPAADPPYYRVRYEASTTPGELIFPVNYTVWVPPGVKKLRGVIVHQHGCGEGSCKSGLTGAFDLHWQALAKKHGCALLAPSYEQPEKADCQMWCDPRNGSDKAFQKALADLGAKSGHPELSKVPWALWGHSGGGHWTGGMTILHPDRVAAACPRSGVPLLEENPTRPTIKAYTLPDAISGVPIMCNLGTKEGVTVKEGRFAGAWAANEKFFTAVRAKGGLIGISVDPFTSHECGNQRYFTILWLDACLSARLPEQSGDPLKPMPTKNAWLAPLLGTEATPSEKFAGDKAQALWLPNEAIAKAWMTYVKDTAIADTTPPPAPTGLEVKDNVLTWKAEADLESGLAHFIIMRDGEQVGTVPEQPKNPFGRPIFQGLQYSDTPTNPLVEMRFADTKAEAGKKHQYRVISVNTAGLKSE, from the coding sequence CGCTCACTGCCCCTCTGCTGGCACAGCAGCCGCCGTATGATGTCTTTCCTGCGGCTGATCCGCCCTACTACCGGGTGCGTTATGAAGCCTCGACCACCCCAGGAGAACTGATTTTCCCCGTGAACTACACGGTTTGGGTGCCTCCGGGGGTGAAGAAACTGCGCGGAGTCATCGTGCATCAGCATGGCTGTGGCGAGGGCTCCTGCAAATCTGGGCTGACCGGGGCCTTTGACCTGCACTGGCAGGCACTGGCAAAGAAGCACGGCTGCGCCCTGCTGGCTCCCTCCTATGAGCAGCCGGAGAAGGCGGATTGTCAGATGTGGTGTGATCCGCGCAATGGCTCGGACAAGGCCTTTCAAAAAGCCCTTGCCGATCTCGGTGCGAAGTCCGGTCATCCTGAACTCTCCAAGGTGCCCTGGGCCCTGTGGGGGCACAGTGGCGGTGGCCACTGGACCGGCGGCATGACCATCCTGCACCCCGATCGCGTGGCAGCCGCCTGCCCGCGCTCCGGCGTGCCGCTGCTGGAGGAGAATCCCACCCGGCCCACGATCAAGGCCTACACGCTGCCGGATGCCATCTCTGGCGTGCCCATCATGTGCAATCTCGGCACCAAGGAAGGTGTGACTGTCAAGGAGGGCCGGTTTGCGGGAGCGTGGGCCGCCAATGAAAAGTTCTTCACCGCCGTGCGTGCCAAGGGGGGACTCATTGGCATTTCCGTGGATCCTTTCACCAGCCACGAATGCGGCAATCAGCGCTACTTCACCATCCTCTGGCTGGACGCCTGCCTCAGCGCGCGCCTTCCCGAACAGAGCGGCGACCCGCTGAAGCCCATGCCTACCAAGAATGCCTGGCTGGCCCCGCTGCTCGGGACGGAGGCCACCCCGTCCGAGAAGTTTGCCGGAGACAAGGCCCAGGCGCTCTGGCTGCCAAACGAGGCTATCGCCAAAGCCTGGATGACTTATGTCAAAGACACCGCGATTGCTGATACCACACCGCCGCCTGCGCCCACGGGCCTGGAGGTGAAGGATAACGTGCTGACCTGGAAAGCTGAGGCCGATCTCGAAAGCGGTCTGGCGCATTTCATCATCATGCGCGATGGCGAGCAGGTCGGGACTGTGCCGGAGCAGCCGAAGAATCCCTTTGGCCGCCCGATTTTTCAGGGACTGCAGTACAGCGACACTCCTACCAATCCGTTGGTGGAGATGCGTTTTGCCGACACCAAGGCCGAAGCAGGCAAAAAGCACCAGTATCGCGTGATTTCCGTCAACACCGCAGGTCTGAAATCTGAGTAA
- a CDS encoding DUF1552 domain-containing protein, with product MNRRRFILQSLGTSLALPGLPSLMAANVGGNSALKATKGAGAGARRFVAIGNLLGYQTKQLFPTTKGRDYEKTTLLEPLWDIRDHMTVFRGLDHGVKGGHFAVHSFLSGVLNSEAQNRPDGNVTIDQYLADEIGFETRFPSLTVGSEGGIHGGCQIAWTKSGVRVPPVTNPSQLFEKLFVSDSKERQARRVQENQVQASILDSVLDEANRLSKRVNKEDKDKLDEYLTSVRDVEKRLELRQRWVSQPKPKAPFDKPANHNAVEDLPILYELIALALQTDSTRIATLEIGGDFMPQHLGIKKDWHGLSHHGNDPEAIASLITLEKYQIEHFGKFVARLSKMKDGDRTLLDSTTVLFGSGMGDGNSHKNSDLPILLAGGGYKHGEFREVPREGINKVPLCNLFVDIAQKMGVETDSFGNSTGRFS from the coding sequence ATGAACAGACGCCGCTTTATCCTTCAATCCCTGGGCACCTCGCTGGCCCTGCCAGGACTCCCCTCCCTCATGGCCGCGAATGTGGGTGGCAATTCCGCCTTGAAGGCCACCAAGGGTGCAGGTGCCGGAGCGCGTCGGTTTGTGGCCATCGGCAATCTGCTGGGCTACCAGACCAAGCAGCTTTTCCCGACCACCAAGGGACGCGACTACGAGAAGACCACGCTGCTGGAGCCGCTGTGGGACATCCGCGACCACATGACGGTCTTTCGCGGCCTCGATCATGGCGTGAAGGGCGGGCACTTTGCCGTGCATTCCTTCCTTTCCGGCGTGCTGAACTCCGAGGCGCAAAACCGCCCAGACGGCAATGTGACGATTGACCAGTATCTAGCGGACGAGATCGGCTTTGAGACGCGCTTTCCTTCGCTGACCGTTGGCTCCGAAGGCGGCATCCATGGCGGCTGCCAGATCGCCTGGACGAAGTCGGGCGTGCGTGTGCCGCCTGTGACCAATCCTTCGCAGTTGTTTGAAAAGCTTTTTGTCAGCGACTCCAAGGAGCGCCAGGCACGCCGCGTGCAGGAAAACCAGGTGCAGGCTTCCATCCTCGACTCCGTGCTGGATGAAGCCAACCGCCTCTCCAAGCGTGTGAACAAGGAGGACAAGGACAAGCTGGATGAATACCTGACCTCTGTGCGCGACGTGGAAAAGCGCCTGGAACTGCGCCAGCGCTGGGTCAGCCAGCCGAAGCCGAAGGCCCCCTTTGACAAGCCTGCGAACCACAACGCGGTGGAAGACCTGCCGATCCTGTATGAGCTGATCGCGCTGGCTCTGCAGACAGACAGCACGCGCATCGCTACGCTGGAGATCGGCGGTGACTTCATGCCGCAGCATCTCGGCATCAAGAAGGACTGGCACGGCCTTTCCCACCACGGCAATGATCCGGAAGCCATCGCCAGCCTCATCACGCTGGAGAAGTACCAGATCGAGCATTTCGGCAAGTTCGTCGCGCGTCTTTCCAAAATGAAGGACGGCGACCGCACCCTGCTGGACTCCACCACTGTCCTCTTTGGCAGCGGCATGGGCGACGGCAACTCGCACAAAAACTCCGACCTGCCCATCCTCCTGGCGGGCGGCGGCTACAAGCACGGCGAATTTCGTGAAGTGCCGCGCGAGGGCATCAACAAAGTGCCGCTGTGCAATCTCTTTGTGGACATCGCGCAGAAGATGGGCGTGGAGACGGACTCCTTTGGCAACAGCACGGGTCGCTTCTCGTGA